In Vigna unguiculata cultivar IT97K-499-35 chromosome 3, ASM411807v1, whole genome shotgun sequence, a single genomic region encodes these proteins:
- the LOC114175844 gene encoding protein LOL1-like codes for MPVPLAPYPAPPTPYTPPANGAQSQLVCSGCRNLLMYPVGATSVCCAVCNAVTAVPPPGTEMAQLVCGGCHTLLMYIRGATNVQCSCCHTVNLALEANQVAHVNCGNCRMLLMYQYGARSVKCAVCNFVTSVGANATTSTTEQKFNTVTIQ; via the exons ATGCCAGTTCCACTTGCCCCCTACCCTGCACCACCAACTCCTTATACACCACCTGCTAATG GTGCACAGAGTCAACTTGTCTGTTCTGGATGTAGAAACCTTCTGATGTATCCAGTTGGAGCCACCTCTGTGTGCTGTGCTGTTTGCAATGCAGTCACAGCAGTGCCACCTCCTG GCACAGAAATGGCCCAGCTAGTTTGCGGAGGTTGCCATACACTACTCATGTACATCCGAGGAGCGACAAATGTGCAATGTTCTTGTTGTCACACGGTGAATCTAGCTTTGGAAG CAAATCAGGTGGCACATGTCAACTGTGGGAACTGCAGGATGCTACTGATGTACCAATATGGAGCAAGATCCGTGAAATGTGCAGTTTGCAATTTTGTAACATCAGTTGGGGCCAAT GCGACAACAAGCACCACTGAGCAGAAGTTCAACACTGTAACCATACAATAG